One genomic window of Solanum dulcamara chromosome 12, daSolDulc1.2, whole genome shotgun sequence includes the following:
- the LOC129877499 gene encoding uncharacterized protein LOC129877499 has translation MSLSLIQGYSSSEEEEQEQEPQYDKSDDDENDHVPQNRYKPFFNPNPSSSSLLPSALDAFSEISGPPEFLNNSVEEAGKDVDGQRHGRRKYSRNKNDLPAGAVVESKAQLVGIHERVRSDVGGGILKTATGQGNASIGTVQGSKLMATASYPGAEDAAELLRMCLTCGIPKTYTHTRGMVCPACGDRPVNSDEEPVKKKGSTVKDKEKNKRMKGQSSHATWKSETEMHLRQQFD, from the exons ATGAGTTTATCACTCATACAAGGCTACTCCTCGTCggaggaagaagaacaagaacaagaacctcAGTACGACAAGTCTGACGACGACGAAAACGACCACGTTCCACAGAATCGTTACAAACCCTTTTTTAACCCTAACCCTTCCTCATCTTCCTTGCTCCCGTCTGCCCTTGACGCCTTCTCCGAA ATTTCAGGACCGCCGGAGTTCTTGAACAACAGTGTTGAAGAAGCTGGAAAGGACGTGGATGGACAGCGACACGGTCGCCGTAAGTACAGCAGAAACAAGAATGATTTACCAGCTG GTGCTGTAGTGGAGTCAAAGGCTCAGTTAGTAGGAATCCATGAGAGGGTGAGAAGCGATGTTGGTGGGGGCATCCTGAAGACAGCCACTGGTCAAGGAAATGCTTCTATTGGCACTGTACAAGGAAGCAAACTTATGGCAACTGCGAGCTATCCTGGTGCAGAAGATGCAGCAGAGCTTCTGAG GATGTGCTTGACATGTGGAATTCCCAaaacatacacacacacaaGAGGGATGGTGTGCCCAGCGTGTGGTGATCGCCCTGTAAATTCTGATGAAGAGCCAGTCAAGAAGAAGGGGTCTACCGTCAAAGACAAGGAGAAAAATAAGAGGATGAAGGGGCAGTCATCCCATGCAACGTGGAAAAGTGAGACAGAAATGCATCTCCGCCAACAATTTGATTAG